In a single window of the Acipenser ruthenus chromosome 8, fAciRut3.2 maternal haplotype, whole genome shotgun sequence genome:
- the LOC117406173 gene encoding protocadherin Fat 4, giving the protein MDTCSCRAIHYLTLVVYWMDVSAAVAQTGLPYQSITVNHIKNDFWSASHSTVLKRESSKTISDFHPSERAIINPRTRRFRQPAFVKPVYSFQVNEDTLPGSIVGRVGTTSAGQQDGITYSIKDDDGDELFTINPNTGEFTLSRHLDYESEQYYILSVSAGHQDEELGIVRVYFNVLDVNDNPPIFSLDAYTVSVLENRPVGFCILTLNITDADEGHNADIHLTVISGDQDEKFAVSLNGSVCIQKPLDRERESIYSLTIQASDQALPESTQLTSTSHVTVYIEDVNDNAPYFTSGNIVHVLEDTAVNTAVMVVRAIDMDTGANSWIEYTMDSLAGNTFQIDNTSGKLFLVEKLDREISKMFTVQLIATDKGFPPMSTAMNLTVLIVDINDNDPVFTQSVYGVTVDEDVPRGSDLLKVQAFDLDKGVNGQVRYFISQREFLIDSVSGVISVVEKLDRESTPLHTFTVTAVDQGSNPRLATATVNVILSDVNDCTPTFSPTSVTLHLLENIDQLPHIIYQVSAVDEDLDSNSQLTYSISRGHEYSQFSLSPDGTLSVLQSLDREVKERYTLEVLVIDSGLPALTGTGTIFIIIDDLNDNSPVFPKNIYSVAVSEDSPVGTTSATISASDPDKGINGQIRYSLDGGSSHFSIDPSTGEIFTTTALDREIQGHYTLTIKATDMNTTHTLSSSATVWVIIEDVNDEPPQFVSDPYVANVPATVHSGSIICALRAVDADTGLNAKLNYSLFGPNANKFMIDPIRGVVFAQHILSGPLDITVNVRVVDNGNISRMDSTTMTVRFQSSTDFPQVSTDADVHLLSEDQPINTLVTMVTATTVRQGLVGPMSYYLAAGNFEEVFQIHQRTGALTIKNPVDYETNKQFQLWVEARDSGSPPFSSYTKININTTDVNDNSPAFSQSVYRCEVFENSPGSKVCTVLAVDLDEGINGALEYSIIHGNNKNAFTMNAVTGFIKTSQALDREKMPVYELTVQAKDKGDVPKMGTALVIVSILDRNDNAPRFLQIFFTQIPENSPIGFTVLQITSTDEDVGANAISTYTIIDKTGSLPFAVDKNSGYITVTRPLDRETTDRYIIKVNANDSAWSVNTDVTVYVTDVNDNAPVFSQLSYTVSVPEPSAENVFIMQVSAIDLDLGLNGHIFFFIQPPNDFFRVNATTGEVKTKQPSSGAKSYSFTIVASDCGENPNHSKSDVTVNIVPLNEHPPIFLPFRPLTSIPFNVEFGTKVLKLTAVDQDFYSNDTAEYSITGGNASSYFQIEQDSGWLFVSSPLYLSLNKFFTVLVTAKDNGIPPLSTQATISFLITDENRYAPYFSASQVTFSVPENQPLGTVIGKVKAHDIDHGLNGLVHYSIVMGNKDAFFAIGNSTGFITLVKNLDFETRAVHSLQINAQDGGWIAKTGAVNVIVKVQDINDNPPVFATEDHIASVPENCPIGTTVLQLNATDIDSGLNAQISYTLHKGHVDKFAVDSQSGLLTTQDVFDFELQQVYEVTVKAFNTDSQSQFSLSTVHIRITGVNEYIPKFNKAQYNFTVSERPPLGTSVGRVLATDYDLGSDGEVFYLLIGQSKKAGFNINRHTGEIVVSDHLGSHSKNQILLRTLAKNKGRINGSNVDETLVSVNVLDANDPPEFYSNIYQTEVGEDTTVGTVIIKVMAEDLDTSSEWNQFVYGIESGNRDNSFSIDPSNGIIYVEAPLDREQWPLYNLTIVAIDSAPIPATGSTHVLVVVNDINDNGPMLSSEEGHVKENQPSGTRVMVLNATDPDLPPNQGPFTYRLGKSALGNFFTLSSDGILFTNRPIDLEKTREFYLPVIIQDAGVPAMSSTGTVHITVLDENDNPSVPRNIYIEVKYYGSSFAGGMIGNVRPEDPDVSDDFNCSIKTGSIHMFSIAANSCNLISSQYHGEATFNLTVEANDNVHQSVNNSVYISYKGFSNATIDNCVLFYVSTPSFEAFLSVNYLKLIKALDSVFNLQASKIHVFGMQPLENKTLLLAAVKSYNGQYLSRTRVSGIVTAHKYFLEVQSNTEILLITSDPCFMNPCQNKAICHKNLHVGPDVTVLESPSVIFVTQKQLGTFTCSCPTGYMGQLCESDVDECLAEPCDNRGVCVNHAGGFSCNCTAGYSGPLCVFDINECDDDICQNGGTCLNLHGGFQCTCNPGFIGTFCEQSADHCASSPCLQGTCANFPTGYTCHCPFGLDGINCEDNSYGFEELSYMELPPLDPRNNVLSLEFATVQQNSLLLYNYESREDSESEFLALEIVDGKAQLSYNLGNGTVRINTEQDIADGYFHTVTASRTGQAGYLKVDSCTDDKPDGFCFSSNEGVGNERTLDVGSNNMVFGGMKSIDPILRRPGQVRTDDFIGCVKNIRLNGVPLEPSQALISHNILDSCPRIHHACKNEVCLNGAVCLDFWSFYLCQCTDGFTGPNCGTKISQDSALQLDGESYIDYVIKESYKRSQLVRNQLDSVTNEKKDDISAVEIKFMTRRKEGVLVHIQGHDGSTSVKMVDGKIHYISEDGLSGHVRSVFAEALLSEGQWHLLHLERDRLYTHLILDNKYIMNVTNHTHDFSEINVQSFSLGRIPPGHFRIANEPGFTGCIEYFKYNRKILPFTGFNELVLAQPSHPPVQIGCSSANNCLSSSCSEEASTIPCLSQPCMNGGTCTVLAVGEFYCICPSNFTGPLCESCMSALDGHAVCHKMDLEVPLWIIGVVVPVTVVLLLLVVVILFRLQTEKQSKTSKTLAKDRQGTDNKAFNNDSPCVPIQAVPDASNKQPDIIKAEKKYMTTDEACVQHSNTGQHSMFSRSNESELEYYEIESTSSIVLSDTDVIHLSRHTNNYGSKYKTWGEQTQVDLELPTCIDKDSINRNKHCAVTKPSPALPSPYTPQDRRQRSLRPAVVSLHITNLSNEGYHSKLAEPLYSQAIIRRKHVVENIGPPVGLSVEEVKKLNAPRAWKQEPKRPPLKVTPRNAELPDWGPRLPAPCIDSSSDGESHSSFTCSEFECERDPSFIRKRQCVCEQAVQCALSDYSEGVDAKTSSPYKDCHLYTGTEVDRCFNPPSLSRNYRWEGLLNLGLQFDRYADVFEDLAELPIELENVSQLDSDRKSDQEEIF; this is encoded by the exons ATGGATACCTGCAGTTGTAGAGCGATACACTACCTCACTCTCGTGGTTTATTGGATG GATGTTAGTGCTGCTGTTGCACAGACTGGTTTGCCATATCAAAGCATTACTGTCAATCACATTAAAAATGATTTCTGGAGTGCATCTCATTCTACAGTGCTAAAAAGAGAAAGTTCAAAGACTATAAGTGATTTTCACCCTTCAGAAAGAGCAATAATAAACCCAAGAACCAGACGTTTCAGACAGCCGGCATTTGTAAAACCTGTTTACTCTTTTCAGGTTAATGAGGACACACTGCCAG GATCCATAGTAGGACGTGTGGGAACCACTTCTGCAGGTCAGCAAGATGGCATCACTTACTCCATCAAGGACGATGATGGGGATGAGCTTTTTACCATAAACCCCAACACTGGAGAGTTCACACTATCTCGGCACTTGGATTATGAATCTGAACAGTATTACATTCTGTCTGTGAGTGCTGGCCACCAAGATGAAGAGCTTGGAATAGTTAGGGTATACTTCAACGTGTTGGATGTCAATGATAATCCTCCAATATTTAGCCTTGACGCCTACACTGTCTCAGTACTGGAAAATCGCCCAGTTGGATTCTGCATCCTCACCCTTAATATTACAGATGCTGATGAAG GTCACAATGCTGATATCCATTTGACAGTGATTTCAGGGGACCAAGATGAAAAGTTTGCTGTAAGCTTGAATGGTTCGGTCTGCATACAAAAACCATTAGACAGAGAACGTGAGTCTATATATAGTTTGACTATTCAGGCCAGTGACCAGGCTCTGCCCGAATCTACACAGCTGACCAGCACTTCACATGTTACTGTGTACATAGAAGATGTGAATGATAATGCTCCATATTTTACATCTGGCAATATTGTCCATGTTCTAGAAGACACTGCAGTCAATACTGCAGTCATGGTGGTCCGTGCAATAGACATGGATACTGGGGCCAATAGCTGGATTGAGTACACCATGGATTCTTTGGCGGGAAATACATTTCAAATCGATAATACAAGTGGCAAGCTCTTTCTGGTTGAAAAGCTAGACAGGGAAATTAGTAAAATGTTCACTGTCCAGTTAATAGCCACAGACAAAGGATTCCCCCCAATGTCTACTGCCATGAACCTTACGGTGTTAATTGTAGATATTAATGATAATGACCCAGTCTTTACTCAAAGTGTTTATGGCGTTACGGTGGATGAAGATGTTCCCAGGGGATCTGATCTGCTAAAGGTCCAGGCTTTCGATTTGGACAAAGGAGTAAACGGACAAGTTCGATATTTCATTTCTCAGAGGGAGTTTCTCATTGACTCTGTCAGCGGAGTAATTTCTGTGGTTGAGAAGCTGGATCGTGAAAGCACTCCTCTACATACGTTTACTGTAACTGCAGTGGACCAGGGAAGCAACCCTAGGTTAGCAACAGCCACTGTTAACGTTATTCTCAGTGACGTCAATGACTGCACACCTACCTTCTCCCCCACATCTGTGACGCTTCATCTACTTGAAAACATAGACCAGCTACCTCACATTATTTATCAG GTATCAGCCGTGGACGAGGACCTGGATTCAAACAGCCAGTTGACCTATTCCATTAGCAGAGGACATGAATATAGCCAGTTTTCCCTCTCCCCAGATGGCACACTCAGTGTTTTGCAGAGCCTGGACAGAGAAGTCAAAGAACGGTATACTTTGGAGGTGCTTGTCATAGACTCAG GTCTCCCAGCATTAACAGGCACTGGCACCATATTTATTATAATTGATGATCTTAATGACAATAGTCCAGTGTTTCCCAAAAATATATACTCTGTTGCAGTATCTGAAGATAGCCCTGTAGGTACTACATCTGCCACCATAAGTGCCTCAGATCCTGACAAAGGCATTAATGGACAAATAAG GTACTCTTTGGACGGTGGGAGTTCACATTTTTCTATTGATCCGTCAACTGGGGAGATCTTTACGACTACTGCGTTAGACAGGGAGATCCAGGGACACTACACCTTGACTATTAAAGCAACAGACAtgaatacaacacacacactttCCAGTTCAGCCACAGTTTGGGTGATAATAGAGGATGTAAACGATGAACCCCCTCAGTTTGTAAGTGACCCGTATGTTGCTAATGTTCCTGCGACCGTGCACTCAG GTTCAATCATCTGTGCTTTGAGGGCAGTAGATGCTGATACTGGATTAAATGCAAAACTCAATTATTCTCTATTTGGACCCAATGCTAACAAGTTTATGATTGACCCTATAAGGGGAGTGGTTTTTGCACAACATATCCTAAGTGGACCATTAGACATTACAGTCAACGTGCGTGTCGTGGACAATGGAAACATTTCTAGAATGGACAGCACAACCATGACAGTTCGGTTTCAGAGCAGCACTGATTTTCCGCAGGTTTCCACAGATGCTGATGTACACTTGCTTTCTGAAGACCAACCTATTAATACTCTGGTTACCATGGTGACAGCAACGACTGTTAGACAAGGCCTAGTGGGTCCGATGTCATACTATCTTGCTGCAGGAAATTTTGAAGAGGTGTTTCAGATACACCAGCGTACAGGAGCATTGACTATAAAAAACCCTGTTGATTATGAGACCAACAAGCAATTTCAGCTTTGGGTTGAAGCAAGAGACTCTGGGTCACCCCCCTTTTCCTCCTACACTAAAATTAACATCAATACCACTGATGTGAATGACAACTCTCCAGCCTTCAGCCAAAGTGTGTATAGATGTGAAGTGTTTGAGAATTCACCAGGTAGCAAAGTTTGTACTGTATTAGCAGTCGACTTAGATGAAGGCATAAATGGAGCACTGGAATACAGCATCATACATGGAAACAACAAAAATGCCTTCACTATGAATGCTGTCACTGGCTTTATAAAAACAAGTCAAGCTTTAGATCGAGAAAAAATGCCAGTTTATGAGCTAACTGTTCAAGCAAAAGATAAAGGGGATGTCCCTAAAATGGGCACCGCACTGGTGATAGTTTCCATTCTTGATAGAAATGACAATGCTCCCCGGTTTTTGCAGATCTTTTTCACTCAGATTCCTGAAAACTCTCCCATTGGTTTTACTGTCCTTCAGATAACTTCAACAGATGAGGATGTTGGTGCAAATGCTATCAGCACCTATACAATTATTGACAAGACTGGTAGCCTCCCTTTTGCAGTTGACAAAAACAGTGGGTATATCACTGTCACAAGGCCTTTGGACAGAGAGACGACTGACCGCTACATTATCAAAGTTAACGCCAATGATTCTGCTTGGAGTGTCAACACTGATGTCACTGTTTATGTCACAGATGTAAATGACAATGCACCAGTTTTTTCCCAGTTATCTTACACTGTATCTGTTCCTGAACCCAGtgcagaaaatgtatttattatgcagGTGTCTGCCATTGATCTTGATCTTGGACTAAATGGGCACATTTTCTTCTTCATTCAACCTCCCAATGACTTTTTTAGAGTAAATGCAACAACCGGGGAGGTGAAGACAAAGCAACCGAGTTCAGGAGCCAAAAGCTACAGCTTTACCATTGTTGCCTCTGACTGTGGTGAGAACCCAAATCACAGTAAGAGTGATGTCACAGTGAACATTGTCCCTTTGAATGAACACCCACCAATTTTCCTCCCATTTAGACCTCTCACATCCATTCCCTTTAATGTTGAATTTGGAACCAAGGTGCTCAAGCTAACGGCTGTAGACCAGGACTTCTACTCTAATGATACAGCAGAATATTCAATCACTGGAGGAAATGCTTCATCATACTTTCAAATAGAACAAGACAGCGGGTGGCTTTTTGTAAGCAGCCCGTTATATTTAAGTCTGAATAAATTCTTCACTGTCTTGGTTACTGCGAAAGACAATGGTATTCCACCTCTTTCGACCCAAGCTACAATCAGTTTTCTTATAACTGATGAAAATCGTTATGCTCCATATTTTTCAGCATCGCAAGTGACATTCTCAGTTCCAGAAAACCAACCCCTTGGGACTGTTATTGGAAAAGTCAAGGCACATGACATTGACCATGGTCTCAATGGACTTGTACATTACTCTATAGTAATGGGGAACAAGGATGCATTTTTTGCTATTGGGAACAGCACAGGTTTCATAACCTTGGTTAAAAATCTGGATTTTGAAACAAGAGCTGTTCACAGTCTTCAGATTAACGCTCAAGATGGTGGGTGGATAGCCAAAACAGGTGCTGTTAATGTAATTGTAAAAGTTCAGGACATTAATGACAACCCACCCGTCTTTGCTACAGAAGACCACATTGCCTCAGTGCCTGAGAACTGTCCTATTGGCACTACAGTCTTACAGCTAAATGCAACTGATATTGATTCTGGATTAAATGCACAGATCAGTTATACACTTCACAAAGGGCATGTTGATAAATTTGCAGTGGATTCCCAGTCAGGGCTTCTAACGACCCAAGATGTTTTCGATTTTGAGTTGCAACAAGTGTATGAAGTGACAGTTAAAGCTTTCAACACAGACAGCCAAAGTCAGTTCAGTTTATCCACAGTACACATCCGAATCACAGGTGTCAATGAATACATTCCCAAGTTTAATAAGGCTCAATACAACTTCACTGTTTCTGAAAGGCCCCCACTTGGCACAAGTGTAGGGCGAGTTTTAGCCACTGATTATGATTTGGGTTCAGATGGAGAAGTTTTCTACCTACTCATTGGCCAAAGTAAAAAGGCAGGGTTTAACATTAACAGACATACTGGAGAGATTGTTGTTTCAGATCATTTAGGAAGTCATTCCAAGAATCAAATCCTTTTAAGAACACTTGCCAAGAATAAGGGCAGGATTAATGGATCAAATGTTGATGAGACACTTGTTAGTGTTAATGTGCTGGATGCTAATGACCCTCCCGAATTCTATTCTAACATCTACCAGACTGAAGTAGGCGAAGACACAACAGTTGGAACAGTGATTATTAAAGTTATGGCTGAAGACTTGGATACTAGTTCAGAGTGGAATCAGTTTGTCTATGGAAtagaaagtggaaacagagacaattcattttctattgatcCTTCAAATGGCATTATATATGTGGAAGCTCCTCTTGACAGGGAACAATGGCCGTTGTACAACCTGACAATTGTTGCAATTGATAGCGCACCCATACCAGCCACTGGAAGTACACACGTGCTTGTTGTGGTGAATGACATCAATGATAATGGCCCTATGCTAAGCTCCGAAGAAGGTCATGTGAAAGAGAACCAGCCATCTGGCACACGAGTTATGGTTTTAAATGCTACGGATCCTGATCTCCCACCTAACCAGGGGCCATTCACTTACAGGCTTGGAAAATCTGCATTAGGAAACTTTTTTACGCTTTCCTCTGATGGGATTTTGTTCACTAACAGGCCTATAGATCTAGAGAAAACAAGAGAATTCTATTTGCCCGTCATAATCCAAGATGCAGGTGTGCCAGCAATGTCCTCCACGGGCACAGTCCATATCACTGTTTTGGATGAAAATGACAACCCATCAGTACCAAGGAACATTTATATTGAGGTCAAATATTATGGCAGCTCTTTCGCAGGAGGCATGATTGGTAATGTTAGACCTGAAGACCCTGACGTATCTGATGATTTTAACTGCAGCATAAAAACTGGATCTATACACATGTTTAGTATCGCAGCTAACAGCTGTAATCTAATATCTTCTCAGTATCACGGAGAAGCTACATTTAATCTCACAGTGGAAGCAAATGATAATGTTCACCAGTCTGTTAACAACAGTGTCTATATAAGTTACAAAGGATTTTCAAATGCCACCATTGATAACTGTGTCCTTTTTTATGTTTCCACACCTTCTTTCGAAGCATTCCTGTCTGTAAACTACTTGAAGTTGATTAAGGCCTTGGATAGTGTCTTTAACTTACAAGCTTCTAAAATCCATGTATTTGGGATGCAgcctttagaaaataaaactctGCTCCTGGCTGCTGTTAAAAGCTATAACGGACAGTATTTAAGCAGAACTAGAGTCAGTGGCATTGTCACTGCTCATAAGTACTTCCTGGAAGTCCAAAGCAACACTGAGATCTTACTCATCACCAGCGACCCTTGTTTCATGAACCCTTGTCAAAACAAAGCAATTTGCCATAAAAACCTTCACGTAGGCCCAGATGTAACTGTTTTGGAAAGTCCTTCTGTTATCTTTGTGACTCAGAAACAACTGGGTACATTTACTTGCTCTTGTCCAACTGGGTATATGGGTCAGCTGTGTGAGTCAGATGTGGACGAGTGCCTTGCAGAGCCATGTGACAACAGGGGTGTCTGTGTGAATCATGCTGGAGGATTTTCATGTAACTGCACAGCAGGTTATTCAGGGCCTCTTTGTGTTTTCGATATCAATGAATGTGATGATGACATCTGTCAGAACGGGGGGACTTGCTTAAATCTACATGGGGGCTTTCAGTGTACCTGCAatccaggttttatag GCACATTCTGTGAACAGAGTGCTGACCACTGTGCATCATCCCCTTGTCTCCAGGGAACCTGTGCTAATTTTCCTACTGGATATACTTGTCACTGCCCTTTTG GTTTAGATGGTATTAATTGCGAAGACAACAGCTATGGTTTTGAAGAATTGTCATACATGGAATTGCCACCTTTAGATCCTAGAAACAATGTTCTTTCTCTGGAGTTTGCAACTGTGCAGCAAAACTCTCTACTCCTTTACAACTACGAAAGCAGGGAAGACTCGGAAAGTGAGTTTCTTGCCCTTGAAATAGTGGATGGAAAGGCCCAGTTATCGTATAACCTGGGGAATGGCACAGTGAGGATAAATACAGAACAGGACATCGCAGATGGCTACTTTCACACAGTAACTGCAAGCAGAACTGGGCAA GCTGGTTATCTGAAGGTGGATAGCTGCACAGATGACAAGCCGGATGGATTTTGTTTCTCAAGCAATGAAGGAGTTGGTAACGAAag GACATTGGATGTGGGATCCAATAACATGGTGTTTGGTGGAATGAAGTCTATTGATCCCATTCTGCGCCGGCCAGGCCAAGTGAGAACTGATGACTTTATTGGATGTGTGAAAAATATCCGACTAAATGGTGTTCCTTTAGAGCCTTCTCAAGCACTGATATCCCACAATATTCTTGACAG CTGCCCTCGTATACACCATGCTTGTAAGAATGAAGTCTGTCTTAACGGTGCTGTTTGCCTCGACTTCTGGTCCTTTTATCTCTGCCAGTGCACTGATGGATTTACTGGACCAAACTGTGGCACAA AAATCTCCCAGGACTCTGCTTTACAACTTGATGGAGAATCGTATATTGATTATGTCATAAAAGAAAGCTATAAGCGAAGCCAGCTGGTGAGAAACCAACTGGACAGTGTGACGAACGAAAAAAAAGATGACATTTCAGCAGTTGAAATAAAGTTCATGACAAGACGGAAGGAAGGAGTGCTGGTCCATATTCAAGGACATGACGGTTCCACATCTGTGAAG ATGGTTGATggaaaaatacattacatttcagAGGATGGTTTGTCTGGTCATGTGAGAAGTGTCTTTGCTGAAGCCTTGCTTTCTGAAGGCCAATGGCATCTCCTTCACCTTGAGAGAGACAGACTCTATACTCATCTTATTTTAGACAATAAATACATCATGAATGTCACCAATCACACCCACGACTTCTCTGAAATCAATGTGCAGAGTTTTTCACTTGGACGAATACCACCTGGACACTTTAGAATTGCAAATGAACCAG GTTTCACTGGATGTATTgagtattttaaatacaacagaAAGATTCTGCCATTCACTGGATTCAATGAGTTGGTGTTGGCACAGCCCAGCCACCCCCCTGTGCAGATTGGATGTTCTTCAGCCAATAACTGTTTGAGCTCTTCCTGCTCTGAAGAAGCCAGTACAATCCCATGTCTGTCCCAGCCATGTATGAATGGAGGAACCTGCACAGTTTTAGCAGTGGGAGAGTTCTATTGCATCTGCCCATCCAATTTTACAGGTCCATTATGTGAATCCTGCATGTCTGCTTTGGATGGGCATGCCGTTTGCCATAAAATGGACTTAGAGGTGCCTTTGTGGATCATAGGTGTCGTTGTTCCTGTTACTGTAGTACTACTTCTCTTGGTTGTAGTTATACTTTTCAGGTTGCAAAcagaaaagcaaagcaaaacatcaaaaacattagcTAAAGACCGACAAGGCACAGATAACAAAGCTTTTAATAATGACAGTCCATGTGTGCCAATACAAGCTGTCCCTGATGCTAGCAATAAGCAACCTGACATTATCAAGGCAGAAAAAAAGTACATGACAACAGATGAAGCGTGTGTGCAGCACAGCAATACAGGGCAGCATAGCATGTTCAGCAGAAGCAATGAAAGCGAGCTTGAATACTATGAAATTGAAAGCACCAGCAGCATCGTTCTGTCTGACACTGATGTCATTCATCTCAGCAGACACACTAATAATTACGGTTCTAAATATAAAACCTGGGGAGAACAAACACAGGTTGATTTAGAGCTCCCAACCTGTATTGATAAAGActcaataaacagaaacaaacactgcGCTGTCACGAAACCATCACCGGCATTACCGTCACCATATACCCCCCAGGACAGAAGACAGAGAAGTCTAAGGCCTGCCGTGGTTTCGCTTCACATTACCAATTTAAGCAATGAAGGTTATCACAGTAAGCTCGCTGAGCCACTGTACTCTCAGGCAATAATCAGGAGGAAACATGTGGTGGAGAACATTGGGCCTCCAGTAGGCTTGTCTGTAGAGGAGGTAAAAAAACTGAACGCACCACGAGCTTGGAAACAGGAGCCAAAAAGGCCCCCTCTAAAAGTGACACCTCGAAATGCTGAACTTCCAGACTGGGGTCCCAGGCTTCCAGCCCCATGTATAGACAGCTCCTCTGATGGTGAGTCTCATAGCTCATTCACCTGCTCTGAATTTGAATGTGAAAGAGATCCATCCTTTATTAGGAAACGTCAGTGTGTATGTGAGCAGGCCGTCCAGTGTGCCCTGTCTGACTATAGTGAAGGCGTAGACGCAAAGACCTCTTCTCCCTACAAAGATTGCCACCTGTACACCGGCACTGAAGTTGACAGATGCTTTAACCCTCCTTCTCTCAGCAGGAATTACAGATGGGAAGGCTTGCTCAATTTGGGACTGCAGTTTGACAGATACGCTGACGTTTTTGAGGATCTTGCTGAATTGCCCATTGAATTAGAAAATGTTAGCCAACTGGATTCTGACAGAAAGAGTGATCAGGAGGAAATATTTTGA